One part of the Augochlora pura isolate Apur16 chromosome 3, APUR_v2.2.1, whole genome shotgun sequence genome encodes these proteins:
- the LOC144467588 gene encoding uncharacterized protein LOC144467588 — protein sequence MDGRPKIEVVRVPSSDRGNFRSVDGVRGSYSHIRVGTYCPEPEVKLVVCDSKPPIEQSRKFKRSLGPVSKLLRRRHHATYLATKSCDNIYTVNRSSNSLDWRVSQTVNEQSFQSRQSGSLDWRVGRSINKLHWRDTTRSAEQLSRSGPICTDHLQTPSTKSKLISLLRRLSPRLSRPGSKNSLQASPTICPWVQVEFSSESINEGLPEDSQEGDASFQRELQLNELRKRMAGIPTASQVTTKIVKHDEADEEEGSSRPRIEVQHLETESNNSTKSVHEDRGEEDRRRASGQTRGGGEVAGLEDVGDSCAATLTPSVPGAGGIRSNRRTRPLSLAVQPLNYRRLDPDPKVTVGIVTSLHPNMTSQESIGSCSLDVDQSASDRSENTIDSVSKKTLHSLNLSCNGDTVPSADNLANGSSETLQKSHLTPNEKLNVSNGHRSSPEPEQLTVKKPSYLGLACSISGYSGINRYDSKLRDGFRSRDSSPGTRLITRDTSPAGFRSNENLTVPGHPYPPKSQSISPLAMDRQNGFSNGLKEECKVEAYRESRSSITICQGYSEVDKGVLHSTFGDLSPIRSATPAKRSPGVSQIMSCSQQNKSFASHFSSPKPPTGNLSNTSFADSSILNGSTVDVDNQVLNTSSSSEKSFIQQRVERLYGPGALAQGFFFKRSTSRLSVSDTSFGKSSNNNDLSTDNANTEESLKNLPVLRHLRPEFRAQLPVVSPRRPTDGSEQILKPLQRVTPVTRKAEQKPKTPVPASLDGSIIETKPLKLSSSVASIPDQQPAAPKVVLPVLEPSASSTNVAKQAQEAEKKAEEKDGHYFIKLLKQETDRLLSLAASAEAELVGGDTVALPEEAAGKLRSAAGKARLLASQKMQQFEGLCQKNINQVPGEEFPTTNEDLAGFWDMVMLQVVQVNDLFDHIEKLRNSQWQETVPEKKSANVGAQNGNATKRRAAPIHKPKATANSEANKKAREAREQARRQLIEERRRAMRSNAQNSENTVKIFAPDT from the exons ATGGACGGGAGACCGAAGATCGAAGTGGTTCGCGTGCCTTCGAGCGATCGAGGCAACTTCCGGTCCGTGGACGGTGTGCGCGGCAGCTACAGCCACATTCGCGTGGGCACGTACTGCCCGGAACCGGAAGTCAAGCTGGTGGTTTGCGACAGCAAGCCGCCGATCGAACAGTCTCGGAAGTTCAAAAG GAGCTTGGGACCGGTCTCGAAACTATTGAGACGTCGCCATCACGCCACGTATCTCGCCACCAAATCCTGTGATAACATTTACACCGTGAACAGAAGCAGCAACTCTTTGGACTGGAGAGTTAGCCAGACCGTGAACGAGCAAA GCTTCCAATCCCGGCAGAGCGGCAGCCTCGACTGGCGAGTGGGAAGATCCATCAACAAGCTGCATTGGCGGGACACCACCAGAAGCGCGGAGCAGCTATCCAGAAGCGGGCCCATCTGCACGGACCATCTCCAAACGCCCAGCACCAA GTCGAAACTGATCTCGCTGCTGCGACGACTTTCACCTCGCCTTTCCCGACCCGGCAGCAAGAACTCCCTGCAAGCGTCGCCGACGATTTGCCCATGGGTGCAGGTCGAGTTCTCCTCGGAGTCGATCAACGAAGGGCTGCCGGAGGACTCCCAGGAGGGCGACGCGAGCTTCCAGAGGGAACTGCAGCTGAACGAGCTGAGGAAACGCATGGCCGGGATACCCACCGCCTCTCAG GTTACCACGAAAATCGTTAAACATGACGAAGCGGACGAGGAGGAGGGATCGTCCCGTCCCAGGATAGAAGTGCAGCATCTGGAAACCGAATCGAATAACTCCACCAAATC TGTGCACGAGGACCGCGGAGAGGAGGATCGTCGGCGAGCCAGCGGGCAAACACGCGGTGGCGGCGAGGTAGCGGGCTTGGAGGACGTCGGCGACTCCTGCGCCGCGACGCTGACGCCGTCGGTCCCAGGCGCCGGCGGCATCAGGTCGAATCGCCGCACCAGGCCGCTCTCCCTCGCGGTGCAACCACTAAATTACCGTCGCCTCGATCCGGATCCGAAAGTCACCGTCGGCATCGTGACCAGCCTGCATCCTAACATGACTAGCCAGGAGAGCATCGGCAGCTGCAGCCTGGACGTCGACCAGTCCGCGTCCGACCGATCAG AGAACACCATAGACTCCGTGTCGAAGAAGACGCTGCACAGTTTGAACCTCTCCTGCAACGGCGACACGGTCCCGTCGGCCGACAACCTAGCGAACGGCAGCAGCGAGACGCTACAGAAGTCCCATCTGACGCCCAATGAGAAGTTGAACGTCAGCAATGGTCATCGCAGCAGCCCCGAGCCGGAACAGCTGACAGTGAAGAAACCGAGCTACTTGGGCCTGGCCTGCAGCATCAGCGGCTACTCGGGGATCAATCGGTACGACAGCAAGCTGCGGGACGGGTTTCGATCGAGGGACAGCAGTCCTGGGACCAGGCTGATCACGAGGGATACCAGCCCGGCGGGTTTCAG ATCGAACGAGAATCTCACGGTGCCAGGCCACCCTTATCCTCCCAAGAGCCAATCGATCTCCCCCCTAGCGATGGACAGGCAGAACGGTTTCTCGAACGGTCTGAAGGAGGAGTGCAAGGTGGAGGCGTACAGAGAGTCCAGGAGCTCCATAACTATCTGTCAGGGCTACTCGGAGGTCGACAAGGGCGTGCTGCACTCGACTTTCGGGGACCTCAGCCCGATCCGATCGGCCACCCCCGCGAAACGCAGTCCGGGTGTCTCGCAGATAATGTCCTGCAGCCAGCAGAACAAGTCGTTTGCCTCGCACTTCTCATCTCCAAAGCCACCTACTGGCAACC TGTCGAACACCTCGTTCGCCGACTCTAGTATACTGAACGGCTCCACGGTGGACGTGGACAACCAGGTGCTGAACACTTCGTCCAGCAGCGAGAAGTCGTTCATCCAGCAGCGAGTGGAGCGGTTGTACGGGCCCGGGGCGCTCGCGCAGGGCTTCTTCTTCAAGCGCAGCACCAGCAGGCTCAGCGTCAGCGACACCAGCTTCGGCAAGTCGAGCAACAACAACGATCTCTCGACGGACAACGCGAACACCGAGGAGTCGCTGAAGAACTTGCCGGTGCTGAGACACCTTCGACCGGAGTTCCGCGCTCAGCTGCCGGTGGTCAGCCCCAGGAGACCCACGGACGGCTCGGAGCAGATTCTGAAGCCCTTGCAGAG GGTAACGCCGGTGACCAGGAAAGCGGAGCAGAAACCAAAAACACCCGTGCCGGCGAGCCTAGACGGCAGTATCATCGAAACCAAGCCTCTTAAGCTGAGTTCCAGCGTGGCCAGCATCCCGGATCAACAGCCTGCTGCTCCAAAAGTAGTCCTGCCCGTTCTGGAGCCCAGCGCCAGCTCGACGAACGTGGCGAAGCAAGCTCAAGAGGCCGAGAAGAAGGCGGAAGAGAAGGACGGACACTATTTCATAAAG TTGCTGAAACAAGAGACGGACAGGCTTCTCTCGCTCGCTGCGTCGGCGGAAGCGGAGCTAGTCGGCGGCGATACTGTTGCACTTCCGGAAGAGGCAGCCGGTAAGCTGCGCTCAGCTGCTGGCAAGGCCAGGCTGCTGGCGTCGCAAAAGATGCAACAGTTCGAGGGACTCTGCCAGAAGAACATT AACCAAGTGCCCGGCGAGGAGTTCCCGACGACGAACGAGGACTTGGCCGGCTTTTGGGATATGGTGATGCTGCAGGTGGTTCAAGTAAACGATCTTTTCGATCATATCGAGAAACTACGAAATTCCCAGTGGCAAGAG ACCGTGCCGGAGAAGAAGTCGGCGAACGTCGGCGCGCAGAACGGTAACGCGACGAAgcgtcgcgcggcgccgaTCCACAAGCCGAAGGCGACCGCCAACAGCGAGGCGAACAAGAAGGCGAGGGAGGCGAGGGAGCAGGCCCGCAGACAGCTGATCGAAGAACGGAGGCGCGCGATGCGCTCGAACGCGCAGAATTCCGAGAACACCGTCAAGATATTCGCGCCGGACACGTAA
- the Sud1 gene encoding prolyl 3-hydroxylase sud1, protein MAQEEPEIKKLKHSIISKHVYESEFQKLFCEHWHNFNEFKKDNLEVISKPFRICKISNFLSNEDFMEDIKNELLDVKSRRNIIDLYQFEQTSDLANVDTKNIKLLYETFQTDLASWLEHNTKIQLNKRISMSSSCYSDTDYLLCHDDNMGDRRIAFILYLSKDWTIQDGGTLDLFDTDENKLPRNVVRSLVPEYNSLVFFEVVDVSYHQVAEVTSPDKSRWSINGWFHGSLKETALGFARPQRVEIEPNYIEPVDDDVDLGDWIATCYLFPGIVQEIQQDMEQESYTFLSNFFKEDVYEKLSADLKSDAVVWQRVGPADTRNYEIAKEETLPELLHQFYNLFKSVSMFQLLKDYTELDLISERETMKPKMTIELQRWSRGCYTLICDKSGSPTESAISSNEKKSSNGSVNQSYERQEESPLDTPRTSKSNKDSQDSRTEESDRTSPVSNREDEEINDEDLLKVIPKGKSPRSKKKNASLQSALSKLENLAPQKLAGLVDSDDSDVSDIGDYLSDDMDCSLDCSDPEDDIEDTPVEAALDVILQFHTGQLPETETIDYVNPREQDGALIHVPVKNNHMCLVYKSQGISRVQKYVNHYFPDYFYNLICTYYE, encoded by the coding sequence ATGGCACAGGAAGAGCCGGAAATAAAGAAGCTTAAACATTCCATTATATCGAAACATGTCTATGAATCCGAGTTTCAGAAGCTCTTTTGCGAACACTGGCACAATTTCAATGAGTTTAAGAAAGATAATTTGGAAGTGATATCTAAACCCTTTAGGATATGCAAAATCTCTAATTTTCTCTCCAACGAGGATTTCATGGAGGATATAAAAAACGAGTTGCTAGATGTAAAGAGCAGAAGAAACATTATAGACCTGTACCAGTTTGAGCAGACCAGCGATCTGGCCAATGTGGAtaccaaaaatataaagttattgTACGAAACCTTTCAGACAGATTTGGCATCATGGTTGGAACACAACACCAAGATACAGCTCAACAAGAGAATATCAATGTCCAGCTCGTGTTATTCCGATACAGACTACTTGTTGTGCCACGATGACAACATGGGTGACAGAAGAATTGCTTTTATATTGTACCTTTCCAAGGACTGGACCATACAGGATGGAGGAACTTTGGATTTGTTCGACaccgatgaaaataaattgcccAGAAATGTTGTAAGATCTCTTGTACCAGAATATAATTCCCTTGTATTCTTTGAAGTTGTAGATGTCTCTTACCATCAAGTAGCCGAAGTAACTTCTCCGGACAAGTCACGATGGAGCATCAATGGCTGGTTTCATGGTAGTTTGAAAGAGACTGCCCTGGGCTTTGCTAGGCCTCAGAGAGTAGAAATCGAACCAAATTACATAGAACCGGTGGACGACGATGTGGACCTTGGCGATTGGATAGCAAcctgttatttatttcctggTATTGTCCAGGAGATACAACAGGACATGGAGCAAGAGTCCTACACGTTTTTGTCCAACTTCTTCAAAGAAGACGTCTACGAGAAGTTATCGGCGGACTTAAAGTCGGACGCGGTGGTGTGGCAGAGGGTTGGACCAGCTGACACCCGAAACTACGAGATTGCGAAAGAGGAGACATTACCGGAGCTTTTACATCAGTTCTACAATTTGTTCAAGTCGGTTTCCATGTTTCAATTGCTGAAAGACTACACGGAGCTGGACCTGATATCGGAGAGGGAAACTATGAAGCCGAAAATGACGATCGAGCTGCAGAGATGGTCCAGGGGATGCTACACGCTGATATGCGACAAGTCTGGATCCCCCACCGAGTCGGCTATTTCGAGTAACGAGAAAAAATCGAGCAACGGTAGCGTGAACCAGAGCTACGAACGGCAAGAAGAGTCTCCGTTGGACACCCCGAGAACCAGCAAAAGCAACAAGGACAGCCAAGATAGCAGAACCGAAGAGTCGGATCGCACCAGTCCGGTGAGCAATAGAGAAGACGAGGAGATCAACGATGAGGACTTGCTTAAGGTAATCCCGAAGGGGAAGTCCCCTCgatcgaagaagaagaacgcCTCGCTGCAGTCTGCTCTGTCGAAATTAGAGAATCTTGCGCCGCAGAAATTAGCTGGATTAGTAGACTCCGACGACTCGGACGTGTCCGATATCGGAGACTACTTGTCGGACGATATGGACTGTTCTCTCGATTGCTCCGATCCGGAAGACGACATAGAGGATACGCCGGTAGAAGCAGCTCTGGACGTGATACTTCAATTCCACACGGGTCAACTGCCCGAAACGGAAACAATAGATTACGTGAACCCAAGAGAACAAGACGGAGCGCTGATCCACGTACCTGTAAAGAACAACCATATGTGTTTGGTGTACAAAAGCCAGGGCATCAGTCGCGTCCAGAAATACGTGAACCATTACTTCCCAGATTACTTCTACAATCTGATTTGTACATATTACGAATAA
- the LOC144467596 gene encoding LHFPL tetraspan subfamily member 2a protein-like translates to MSYVIVTGRSLLWTLLSLTALLAVFSGLITPKWLIGIPQVVKDARNGSEVYVPTVGVYNRCIRLHGRTHCGNFNVDGFATDSSVFPGCWKASYFFLLLGLAIMAITVFAALIGCCIQSIGRKSIFNLAGVAQVIAGISYILGMILYPAGWGAERVQRICGLEADAFYLADCKLGWAFYSALTGVGLTFVCAVISGQAEKSTASDKVQDKLNEGKTLICLA, encoded by the exons AAGCCTGCTGTGGACGCTGCTGTCCCTGACGGCGTTGTTGGCGGTGTTCTCGGGTCTCATCACACCGAAATGGCTGATCGGGATACCGCAGGTGGTTAAAGACGCGA GAAACGGATCCGAGGTGTACGTTCCGACGGTTGGCGTCTACAATCGCTGCATCAGGCTCCACGGCAGGACGCACTGCGGGAACTTCAACGTGGACGGGTTCGCGACGGACTCCAGCGTGTTCCCAGGCTGCTGGAAAGCGTCTTACTTTTTCCTGTTACTGGGACTGGCGATCATGGCGATCACGGTGTTCGCGGCATTGATCGGTTGCTGCATACAGAGCATCGGGCGGAAGAGCATCTTCAACTTGGCCGGGGTTGCCCAAGTGATCGCAG GAATATCGTACATATTAGGGATGATTCTGTATCCCGCTGGCTGGGGAGCGGAGAGGGTGCAGAGGATTTGCGGGCTGGAGGCGGACGCCTTCTACCTTGCGGATTGCAAGCTCG GCTGGGCGTTCTACAGCGCCCTGACGGGGGTGGGACTCACCTTCGTCTGCGCGGTGATCAGCGGCCAAGCGGAGAAGTCCACGGCCAGCGACAAGGTCCAGGACAAGCTGAACGAGGGCAAGACTTTGATCTGCCTCGCGTGA